A region of Pyxidicoccus parkwaysis DNA encodes the following proteins:
- a CDS encoding S8 family serine peptidase, translating into MHDVRRRLAPALCTGALVALFAAPTQAQSLRADQLLEAPGATSADWLRALPPVPAHDLGPVLPSAAPSSGPGLEVAYPKVAPFQGEVQEPVKRRKELRASLLERPSRMALIRLPEDDLAGQRERVQHALGALAWHELFYGWHFFELPETLAPTSVRGLLQGINADIVYVPDEPQDANVIWNDPFLSTGASWPQNQWYLYNVGQRTSISGSPYDFDIDADEAWDVTLAAHGRGQFYFSTVAVVDTQVDLGHADMPDFVGACTLANAWSDTRCLPPEAARTHGTAVAGLIGARAGNGWGMSGVNWAARILALNVSLASDPERSFGYYQVINAIDYATRNGAHIINYSGGSRSVFQNNDNDAMYAAIRRAGERDIQFIAAAGNDNLNLDCGNASCQVSPAGMTLYNLWTVAAADDNFNRSHFFTEANGTVHASNFGAVSVDSAAFGSDAVAGNGSDLVSLFPGNQFAPFNGTSAATPLVSGVASLIKSLRPQATPYVYQSCFGYTIAPQLNGLMRFPGIINAKVAADCALSFGEQTPPPVFDVVSPAHYARLNQTPYLTWQAAPDFYVNYDVFLDGVFNARTGGTALSLTNVSDGTHRWYVRAVDAYGNWRNSTYEYYFVLDRVAPTAPVLTLPTAYQYVANPRPALRWEHASDSSGISSYQVVMDGVSTGNIGAAAGYNWPTALSEGVHTWRAVACDTHQNCTNSLSRSFYVDSVAPTYPTLTSPAHASYLGTANPMFTWSASTDANTVSYRVSIDAGLVTTTYSTSYTSVAGLTDGLHSWSVQACDPAGNCSTTGARTFTVDTLPPLPFAMQAPEEGALTVARPTFSWQAAQDATGVTYQQLRLDGGAAITLGGSVTSYVPTTNLSPGVHFVTLTACDRFDHCSAAPVRSFEVVGTQPTAPVPLAPTGGSYVATARPELSWTPATDDVGITSYVVEWSGGTPVTLAGTVTRYTPTTNLPEGANSWRVTACDASAQCTSSGWAPFSVDVQAPTAPFLMAPSPGEIVWENPLYIFEWVNAYDDQHFVQYTVVIDDQQYEVPDSGEVLYLEQFLDYAEHTWFVRACDLAGNCTDSPSQTFTVRPYIR; encoded by the coding sequence ATGCACGATGTTCGTCGAAGACTCGCCCCGGCGCTGTGTACCGGGGCGCTCGTAGCGCTGTTCGCGGCTCCCACCCAGGCGCAGTCATTGAGAGCGGACCAGTTGTTGGAGGCGCCGGGCGCCACCAGCGCCGACTGGCTTCGAGCCCTGCCGCCCGTCCCCGCGCATGACCTGGGGCCCGTGCTGCCCTCGGCCGCGCCTTCTTCGGGGCCGGGACTGGAGGTGGCCTATCCGAAGGTCGCACCGTTCCAGGGCGAGGTGCAGGAGCCCGTGAAGCGACGGAAGGAGCTGCGCGCGTCGCTGCTCGAGCGTCCCTCACGCATGGCGCTCATCCGTCTTCCGGAAGATGACCTCGCCGGTCAGCGAGAGCGTGTGCAGCACGCCCTGGGTGCGCTCGCATGGCATGAGCTCTTCTACGGTTGGCACTTCTTCGAGTTGCCCGAGACGCTCGCTCCGACCTCGGTTCGAGGACTGCTCCAGGGCATCAACGCGGACATCGTCTATGTCCCGGACGAGCCCCAGGATGCCAACGTCATCTGGAACGACCCGTTCCTGTCGACGGGCGCGTCCTGGCCGCAGAACCAGTGGTACCTCTACAACGTCGGCCAGCGCACCAGCATCAGCGGCAGTCCCTACGACTTCGACATCGATGCCGACGAAGCCTGGGACGTGACGCTCGCGGCGCACGGCCGGGGCCAGTTCTATTTCTCCACGGTCGCCGTGGTGGACACGCAGGTCGACCTGGGTCACGCGGACATGCCGGACTTCGTCGGCGCCTGCACCCTGGCGAATGCGTGGTCCGACACGCGCTGCCTGCCGCCCGAGGCCGCGCGCACGCATGGAACGGCCGTCGCGGGGCTCATCGGCGCACGTGCTGGCAATGGGTGGGGCATGTCGGGAGTGAACTGGGCAGCGAGGATCCTCGCCTTGAATGTCTCCCTGGCCTCGGACCCCGAGCGGAGCTTCGGCTACTACCAGGTCATCAACGCCATCGACTACGCCACCCGCAACGGCGCGCACATCATCAACTATTCCGGTGGCAGCCGGAGCGTCTTCCAGAACAATGACAACGATGCAATGTACGCGGCCATCCGTCGCGCGGGAGAGCGCGACATCCAGTTCATCGCGGCGGCGGGGAATGACAATCTCAACCTGGACTGCGGGAACGCCTCCTGTCAGGTCTCACCCGCGGGCATGACGCTCTACAACCTGTGGACGGTGGCTGCGGCGGATGACAACTTCAACCGCTCCCACTTCTTCACGGAGGCCAATGGCACCGTCCATGCCTCCAACTTCGGCGCGGTCTCCGTGGACTCCGCGGCGTTTGGCAGTGATGCCGTTGCCGGCAACGGCAGCGACCTGGTCTCCCTCTTTCCTGGCAATCAGTTCGCCCCCTTCAATGGGACCTCTGCTGCCACGCCGCTCGTCAGTGGTGTCGCCAGCCTCATCAAGAGCCTGAGGCCGCAGGCCACGCCGTACGTCTATCAGTCGTGCTTCGGGTACACGATTGCTCCCCAGCTCAACGGGCTGATGCGCTTCCCCGGCATCATCAACGCGAAGGTCGCCGCCGACTGCGCGCTCTCCTTTGGCGAGCAGACTCCGCCCCCTGTCTTCGATGTCGTCAGCCCGGCGCACTATGCGCGCCTGAACCAGACGCCGTACCTCACGTGGCAGGCGGCCCCGGACTTCTACGTGAACTATGACGTGTTCCTGGACGGTGTCTTCAATGCCCGGACGGGCGGCACCGCGCTGAGCCTCACGAACGTGAGCGACGGCACGCACCGTTGGTACGTGCGCGCGGTGGATGCCTACGGCAACTGGCGCAACTCCACGTATGAGTACTACTTCGTGCTCGACCGGGTGGCGCCCACCGCGCCCGTGCTCACCCTGCCCACGGCCTATCAGTACGTGGCCAACCCGCGTCCCGCGCTGCGCTGGGAACACGCCTCGGACTCCAGCGGCATCTCCAGCTACCAGGTCGTCATGGACGGTGTCAGCACCGGCAACATCGGCGCCGCCGCGGGCTACAACTGGCCCACCGCCCTGAGCGAGGGTGTGCACACCTGGCGAGCGGTGGCGTGTGACACGCACCAGAACTGCACCAACTCCCTCAGCCGGTCGTTCTACGTGGACTCCGTGGCCCCGACGTACCCGACGCTCACGAGCCCGGCGCACGCTTCCTACCTCGGCACGGCGAACCCGATGTTCACCTGGTCCGCGTCCACGGACGCGAACACCGTCTCGTACCGGGTGAGCATCGACGCGGGTCTCGTCACGACCACCTACTCGACGTCCTACACATCGGTTGCGGGGCTGACGGATGGCCTCCATTCCTGGTCGGTCCAGGCCTGCGACCCCGCGGGCAACTGCTCGACCACCGGCGCCCGTACCTTCACGGTGGACACGCTGCCGCCCCTCCCGTTCGCGATGCAGGCCCCCGAGGAAGGCGCGCTCACCGTGGCCCGGCCGACGTTCTCCTGGCAGGCCGCGCAGGACGCCACGGGCGTCACGTACCAGCAACTGCGTCTCGATGGCGGAGCCGCCATCACCCTGGGAGGGAGCGTCACCTCCTACGTTCCCACCACCAACCTGTCACCGGGCGTCCACTTCGTGACCCTTACCGCGTGTGACCGCTTCGACCACTGCTCGGCGGCGCCGGTCCGCTCGTTCGAGGTCGTCGGAACGCAGCCCACCGCCCCGGTGCCCCTGGCCCCCACGGGAGGCAGCTACGTCGCCACCGCTCGACCCGAGCTCTCCTGGACCCCGGCCACGGACGACGTGGGCATCACGTCGTATGTCGTCGAATGGAGCGGGGGCACGCCGGTGACGCTCGCGGGCACGGTGACGAGGTACACGCCCACGACGAACCTCCCCGAAGGCGCCAACTCCTGGCGCGTCACCGCCTGCGACGCCAGCGCGCAGTGCACGAGCAGCGGCTGGGCTCCATTCTCCGTGGACGTCCAGGCGCCGACCGCGCCCTTCCTCATGGCGCCGTCTCCCGGGGAAATCGTCTGGGAGAACCCGCTCTACATCTTCGAGTGGGTGAACGCCTACGACGACCAGCATTTCGTCCAGTACACGGTGGTCATCGATGACCAGCAGTACGAGGTCCCCGATTCGGGCGAGGTGCTCTACCTGGAGCAGTTCCTGGACTACGCCGAGCACACCTGGTTCGTGAGGGCCTGCGACCTGGCGGGAAACTGCACGGACTCTCCCAGCCAGACCTTCACCGTCCGGCCCTACATCCGATGA
- a CDS encoding ion transporter — protein MSRPSEQSPAGGFRARLHTIVFEADTPAGKAFDVALLWAILFSVIAVMLESVSQVRQQYGAALHVAEWSFTVLFAVEYVLRLIAVRRPLDYARSFFGLVDLIALLPSFLSVLFPGAQTLLVVRVLRLLRVFRVLKLGHLLGQAEVLLTALRASRAKITVFLGVVLSIDVIMGAIMYMVEGEAHGFDSIPRSMYWAIVTMTTVGFGDITPKTVPGQFIASVLMVMGYGIIAVPTGIVSVELAAASRLRLDTQACPGCGAQGHDADARYCKACGTKLDFASSKPAA, from the coding sequence GTGTCCAGGCCCTCCGAGCAGAGCCCTGCTGGCGGCTTCCGCGCCCGCCTCCACACCATCGTCTTCGAGGCCGATACCCCGGCGGGGAAGGCCTTCGACGTAGCCCTCCTGTGGGCCATCCTGTTCAGCGTCATCGCGGTGATGCTGGAGAGCGTGTCCCAGGTGCGCCAGCAGTACGGCGCCGCGCTGCACGTGGCGGAGTGGAGCTTCACCGTCCTCTTCGCCGTCGAGTACGTCCTGCGGCTCATCGCCGTGCGGCGCCCGCTGGACTATGCGCGCAGCTTCTTCGGACTCGTGGACCTGATAGCGCTGCTGCCGTCGTTCCTGAGCGTGCTGTTCCCCGGGGCGCAGACGCTGCTGGTGGTGCGGGTGCTGCGCCTGCTGCGCGTCTTCCGCGTGCTGAAGCTGGGGCACCTGCTGGGGCAGGCGGAGGTGCTGTTGACCGCGCTGCGCGCGAGCCGGGCAAAGATCACCGTCTTCCTGGGCGTCGTGCTGAGCATCGACGTCATCATGGGCGCCATCATGTACATGGTGGAGGGAGAGGCGCACGGCTTCGACAGCATCCCCCGTTCCATGTACTGGGCCATCGTGACGATGACGACGGTGGGCTTTGGCGACATCACGCCCAAGACGGTGCCGGGGCAGTTCATCGCCTCGGTGTTGATGGTCATGGGCTACGGCATCATCGCGGTGCCCACGGGCATCGTGTCCGTGGAACTGGCCGCCGCCTCCCGGCTCCGCCTGGACACCCAGGCCTGCCCGGGCTGTGGCGCGCAGGGGCATGACGCGGACGCGCGCTACTGCAAGGCGTGCGGGACGAAGCTGGACTTCGCGAGCTCGAAGCCGGCGGCGTGA
- a CDS encoding cysteine hydrolase family protein codes for MARTGSRSRPRPVRGSDTALLIIDVINDLEFPGGERVLPWALRMVERLGPFARRMRGAGVPVIYVNDNFNHWRSNFRDVYRHCTRAGSRGRVVARALRPQAQDYFILKPKHSAFFATSLVPLLEHLGTKRLLMAGIATNLCVFFSAHDAHMHEYDITVLSDCCCAESDMDHDLALDQLQRFLGVRVCRADEVRSERGPKRGARVPATPRT; via the coding sequence GTGGCGAGGACCGGGAGTCGTTCGCGCCCGAGGCCCGTGCGGGGCTCGGACACGGCGCTGCTCATCATCGACGTCATCAACGACCTGGAGTTCCCCGGTGGGGAGCGGGTGCTCCCCTGGGCGTTGCGGATGGTGGAGCGGCTGGGGCCGTTCGCCCGGCGGATGCGTGGGGCCGGGGTGCCGGTCATCTACGTGAATGACAACTTCAACCACTGGCGCAGCAACTTCCGGGACGTGTACCGGCACTGCACCCGGGCCGGAAGCCGGGGGCGCGTGGTGGCGCGGGCCCTGAGGCCCCAGGCGCAGGACTACTTCATCCTGAAGCCCAAGCACTCGGCGTTCTTCGCCACGTCCCTGGTTCCGTTGCTGGAGCACCTGGGGACGAAGCGGTTGTTGATGGCGGGGATTGCCACCAACCTGTGTGTGTTCTTCAGCGCTCACGATGCGCACATGCACGAGTACGACATCACCGTGCTGAGCGATTGCTGCTGCGCGGAGAGCGACATGGACCATGACCTCGCGCTGGATCAGCTTCAGCGCTTCCTCGGCGTGCGCGTGTGCCGTGCCGACGAGGTGAGGTCCGAGCGGGGCCCGAAGCGAGGCGCCCGCGTGCCCGCGACTCCGCGGACGTGA